The genomic interval GTTTTTCctgctgtgatttcttgtgtttgtttgtctgacAGTGATttggcttgacaccattttttgttctagtttgtttctGGTCTTCTGTGTGATGTCACCTCAATCCACGAGACATTCGTGGTCAGCCATGTAAGCccttgttttgccacaacttttagTTTGAAGTAAAGACACTTCAATGCATTAGTCTATGGGacaccacatcccacaatgcactgcgCGAAAcctttccgacaatgtcaataagctGACTCCTCGCAGGTTGTTGCCACTTTTGATTATTCGGAATGGACATCGCTGCATATTGCTGCACAGATGAACCAGTACCATGACTCTTGTTTTTGCCTTCATGCCTTTCAAGTACTGTATGTGTCATGAACTGGTGAGAGAGCAGGGGACAACTGTCTTACATTTCCTTGAAATGAAAATGTTCAGTTTGACTAACTAATGGAAGCATGGTTAGCACTTCTGCCTCACAACAACAATATTCTGATTTAATCTCCTTGGGTTGGAACTTGGGACCTTCATGTGTTTTCAAGATCGTAGTTTGCATTTTCTCATAATGCTTGCATTAGTATTCTTTGGACACCCCGGCATCCTGCCACAGTCTAATAACATTAGATGTTATGTTAACTGTAAAGAATTGGTTTTACTACCCAATGTGAGTCGGAATAGACAAGTACAGAcgataaatgaatgaaatcaagTAAACTGCTTTTAGCAACTGGCCACCTAATGGTTTTAAACCTGTCCTTGtactgtggagtttgcatgttcttacTGAGTGTAGCTGGGTTTGTTTCAGGTAATTCACTTTCTTCCTACAgtccaaaaacaattatatttgGTATATTAACTCCATTAGAGTTTCTAAATTGGCTGTAGGAGTTAATGTGTGAAAATGTGATGGTCACACATTATCCTACCTTCAAAGGTGTTATTTGGGAATAATTTGTTCAAAACTATTGAGAAATTGTTCCCAAACATACCCAATGAATggatgttttcttttattttggaaaacctacaaagaaAACAACCACGCTTCAAATAAAAATACCATCAATGTGACGCTGTGATAATTAAATGCTTTAGAGTTGTGTAGTAGTTCAGGGAAGGAAGCACCGATAGCTGCAGGTGAGGCATCGCCGGCTTCctgcttgtgtttctttgtccaGCAAGGTTACATAACGTGTGTATGTGAGTATGTGTACAGATACATGAAGTGTGAGTGTGTTGCGAGCCAAAAACAACACTACCTGAGGTGACACAACATCCATGAGTAGCATCTCATCCCTCTTTCATCCTCAACACCCCCAAACCCATCACTAACAAATCACACACATTTGAGTTGGTGTGACCAACCTTATTTTTCAGCAGCAGGTCTTTCTCTCCAGTTACTGTAACAGCCTCCCCTTCCCCTCCCTGACGAACCCCTTCAATTGCAGCttgttgtgtgtatgtgtgtgtgacagaggaATGCAGGGCTGAGCAGGTCGGGTGGAGTGGGCTGTCTGAAGGTAAAGAGGGCTCTCTGTTGAGTGTGGTATGGACTTATGGAGAGATTAAAGGTGTGAATGGGAGCTGATTGATGCTGTGTGTTTGCCGGTGGGGCCCACGCTCTAACTGACAGGAGCTAATtgggaaatgcacaaaaagaggAAATCTTATTATGGCTTCATAATTAGGACTGTTTTGttctgtgcttttgtttttgtcaagtTAATTTTGTCCAAAATGTCTTGTTCTCagttaaaaactttttaaatatgaaaCTCAGGTCGAGAGATAAATTTTAGATGGAGCAGtaaggaaataatttttaaattgcactttttaatcgTACACAATGTGCAGAGCAGCAGGAACACTGTAGGCTGTGTACAGCAACTCTACCTTACTTCCGCAccataaatgtgtgtttgttatacGAGGGAACACGAGGAGAAAAGAGGAATTCATGTTGGTGTTTATTTGAGCTCAGGCCAAATCCAACGTGAGAGGACTGTGTTGGCGTGCACCAAACCCCAGGAGCTCCTGCACCCCCAGCCAGACACTCTCGGGGACTGGAGCGCACACAGAACACGAGTTATACCACtcgtacacacacacttacctgTCCATCCTGGCCATATCTAGGTGTTTGTCTTTCCCTTGCTCAAGGTCCTCCCAGAGCAGGTATTTCCCTCTCTTTCCCACAGACGCACACACCTACACTGCATCAGAAAGGGGGGGTGGCTGGGGGGTGTCTGTGGGGTAAGTGTGTGAAGCTCGTGCATTGATAACCTGCAGCACAAAGTCACCCAGTCTCACTTTGTGGCTGTCCGACTCCCCATCGCCTGGAGCTCCCTTCGCCCTGGTCTGTCTCCTTCCTGCCTTTCAGTCCTGAACCATCTGCGGCCGCGCTCGGACCCCCTTTGTCGCTGTCACCATGAGGCTTACCTCATCACTTTTCTTCCTCCTGCTGGGTCTCATAGGAGCTCAAGCAACTGTAGACCTTCGTACAGCTGCTGCTATGGGTAAGAAAGAAAATCTGTACCCCAAATAGtcatggttttgttttgtttttggttttttggaaCAGATTGAACTCTGACCTCAGGCTTTAGGATTAACTGAACATTATCTGATGTGAACACAATCAAAAGTGGTGGTCTAAACTGACAGCTGtccaaattgttttatttaagtgtttagttgttaacatttttaaactattattttcaagacaataaaatatatgtgaaaaaggaaaatttatttggttttggggtaaacattaaaatgtgttcaaatatAATCTTCCAAGTGCACTTTGTCAAATTaaaatcttatttatttttaaagttgtttcaTCTTAAAATGTTGGAGAAAGGTATTTTGTTAATCCAAGTTTGTTGGAGGAAGTTGCAGCTGATGCTGCAAGAGTATTTTTTTGTGGTCGTGAGCATATGAAATTTGCCAGAGGAGGAAATGGGGGAGGTACAGAGAAGTGTTAAAACAGTGATCGATTAACAGTTGTAGTGAGCTGCCAATTATTGGTTCAAATGTCTGTATTTAGATTGCTAAAAACACCTATTGTGAGTTGAGGATTTTTGGATCTTAAAGACCTGCTTATAGGTTTCAAAGAAACTATTAATGTTCAGAAATGGGTCCCTTTGATCTCTTTTTGTTCTCCACCCTTATTTTTCTGACCCTGTTTCTCTGCCTCCATCACTCCTTCAGTCCGCCCTTTTTTACatcctgtttttctttttccaccCATTTCCTCTCATATACATCTTATTGGCCTCTGTCACTTCAACTTATCCTTCCCGTTTAATCTCACTACTTCCTTTCTCCACACGCTCCTCCCACTGCTCTTTTTTTCCCTCAGTTTCTTGGTCTTCATTCCTATGGTATTGACAAGTTTATTTATTCaccaaaatgaccaaataaaacattttaattttaggTTTAATTCATTATGTGCAGCTGCCGGTTTGTGCAAGACTCGTCCCACAGACCTGGTGTTCATCATCGATAGCAGCCGCAGTGTGCGCCCCTCAGAGTTTGAGCAGGTGAAGGTTTTTCTAGCTAAAGTGATTGAAGGCCTGGACGTTGGACCCAACGCCACCCGAGTCGGAGTCGTCAACTATGCCAGCCGCGTCAAGAATGAGGTCAAATTAtagcattaaaatgttttttcacacataccataatgttttctttaaatgtgaattattgCTGATTCAACCTGATTTGACTCTATCTAAGTTTACCATTCTCTGCTGGATCTCTAGGTGTCTTTGAAGACGCATCGGACCAAAGCCGGGCTTGTTAAAGCTGTGACTAAGATTGAGCCTCTGTCCACTGGAACAATGACTGGTCTAGCCATCCAATTTGCCATGAATGTGGCCTTCAGCGAAGGCGAGGGCGCTCGTGCCAAGTCTCCCGATATCAGCAAGGTTCAGCacactttatttcattcatataTTAGCTTGATCTTCTTTTTCAACCCTTATAATCACGTTTTATATACTTAACCCATGCTGTGACAGGTAGCTATCATTGTGACGGACGGACGTCCCCAGGACAGCATAAAGGATGTGGCGTTGCGCGCACGAGATGCCGGCATTGAGATATTTGCCATTGGCGTTGGACGTGTAGACATGAGCACCTTGAAGCAGATGGCCAGTGATCCCCTGGACGACCATGTGGATTACGTGGAGAGCTACAGCGTCATCGAGAAGCTCACCAAGAAGTTCCAGGAGGCGTTCTGTGGTAAGAGAGGAGACGGGGGTGCAATAGAACGAAGGCAGAATGAGAAAAGCCATAGCTGGCATTGAGAAGGAAGGCCAGAGGACGAGTTGGTTATTACATGTGAAACAGATAAAGTCCTGTGCTCAGGGTAAGGCCTCAGGAGTGGTACCTCCTTGATTCCAATGGATTGTCTCCTCCCTTATGTCCTCTGCTTCTCAATCAGTGGTTCTAATGACTTCAATCTTGTCTGTGCACGAGGGCATGAGGAAAGAAACAACCTATTCTCTTCTTCAGTCAACTCTCACATAACCAAGAGGCGAGACTGATCTGTCTGTAATTACTGATCCATTAGTGACAATAATTAAACCTCTAATTAGTGATGCCCTTCAGCGCTGCTGGCGCTCTGCAGTGGTTTTGACTGCTGCCTCACTTTGAAGCAGCGAATCCTACCGCAGATGCAGAGCTGAATAACAGTGCTGGACTGTTATTGGATGAGCCTGTGTAATGTTGTTTATGCAGGTCTACTCCAGTCTTTCCTCCCCCTGTTTGATTTAAGGATCCACTGGATTCATGCGTTATCCGTGCAACATACACATCGAAATTGTGTGAAGTCCCTTGCTGATCACAGTGGATCATTAAAATTTGATGATAGGGTTTCCCAGACTGACATAGTTTCATTTTTCCTTCTAACCCCAACCACCCCCATCACCGataaatgtgtgtgcgtgctccGTTGTGTACGCGCACACAGTATCGGACCTGTGTGCCACTGGGGACCATGACTGTGCACAGATATGCATCAGCAACCCAGGATCTTACAAGTGTGCCTGCAAAGAAGGTTTTACCCTCATGGACGATGGTCGTAGCTGCAGAGGTGAGTGTGCGTGAGCGTCTGAAGGTATCTGTTCCAGGCTGATCTCCGAGCTCCAAAAACCCAggtatttaatttttgttttcgtGTGTTTGACACCTCCAGCTTGCAGTAACTCCGCCACAGACGTGGTGTTTCTGATCGACGGCTCCAAGAGTGTCCGTCCGGAGAACTTTGAGCTGGTCAAGAAGTGGATTAACCAGATCATTGACAAACTGGATGTCTCTGACAGCAAGGCGCATGTTGGACTGGTGCAGTATTCCAGTGCAGTCAAACAGGTGAGCGGTTTATCGTTTGTCACCAAAAGGAGGAGCTTTTTtccttatgtttttttttttttctttgattccCAAAAGGAGTTTCCCTTGGGTCGCTACAACAACAAGAAAGACCTGAAAGATGCTGTGAAAAAGATGGCTTACATGGAGAGGGGAACCATGACAGGTCAGGCACTTCGTTATCTCTCAGACAACAGCTTCACCGCTGGTCAGGGTGCCCGACCTGGAGTCACAAAGGTCGGTATTGTTTTCACTGATGGGCGGAGCCAGGACTACATTGGAGATGCTGCTAAGAAGGCCAAAGAAAATGGTAAAATTGGATCGAaatttagcttttatttacactttTCAAGCTAATGTAAATATACCTATGTATTGCATTTTTCAAGGCTTTAAGATGTATGCCGTTGGAGTGGGTAATGCAGTTGAGAATGAGCTGAAAGAGATCGCCTCTGAGCCAATTGGAGAACACTACTTCTACACTGCTGACTTCAAGGCCATGACCCAGATTGCCAAGAAGCTGCAGATTAACATTTGTCAAGGTGAGAAGTTACTGTTTTAGAGAGACGGAGTAAATTAATGCATTacttgttgttttctgtctgcACACACTGGAGTGATGCTACAATATTTGTGCTTGTTGATCCCACAGAGGAGGACCCCTGTGAATGTGACTCCCTCGTAAAGTTCCAAAAGAAAGTAGAAGATGCCCTACAGGCACTAACGAAAAAATATATCCTTATAATCCCAGTATGATCCTGGGGGTTTTTTTCTCCTCGTTATCATGATGTCTATCATCTTGGTTGTTTATGTGTTGTCATACTGACAGTTTCCATCTATTCAGTCCTTGACAGAATCTTACTAGAGATCATGTCGAAGAGGATCGCTCTGCTGGAGAACAAAATCGTCTGAGGAGTCACTTCCTACCCTCGACCACACACCTGCACACCCATGCAtttacacacataaa from Gouania willdenowi chromosome 11, fGouWil2.1, whole genome shotgun sequence carries:
- the LOC114472463 gene encoding cartilage matrix protein isoform X2, producing MRLTSSLFFLLLGLIGAQATVDLRTAAAMAAGLCKTRPTDLVFIIDSSRSVRPSEFEQVKVFLAKVIEGLDVGPNATRVGVVNYASRVKNEVSLKTHRTKAGLVKAVTKIEPLSTGTMTGLAIQFAMNVAFSEGEGARAKSPDISKVAIIVTDGRPQDSIKDVALRARDAGIEIFAIGVGRVDMSTLKQMASDPLDDHVDYVESYSVIEKLTKKFQEAFCVSDLCATGDHDCAQICISNPGSYKCACKEGFTLMDDGRSCRACSNSATDVVFLIDGSKSVRPENFELVKKWINQIIDKLDVSDSKAHVGLVQYSSAVKQEFPLGRYNNKKDLKDAVKKMAYMERGTMTGQALRYLSDNSFTAGQGARPGVTKVGIVFTDGRSQDYIGDAAKKAKENGFKMYAVGVGNAVENELKEIASEPIGEHYFYTADFKAMTQIAKKLQINICQEEDPCECDSLVKFQKKVEDALQALTKKLEIMSKRIALLENKIV